aCAGATCTCGTGTAATAtctttttaatagaagacagaccaattcagtaattcgatgtttaaaaactcttttttttttctttttgtagctCTTTTTGGTgatacaagtacaatgtatgtaacgtGCTTAAAACTGCGGGCCTCCTTTATAAACCATACCGCTGTATGCCTATCGAAGTGCCACTGACTAAACACTCACAAAGAGGCAGATTCTGACCTGGCCAAGAAGTGACGTTCTCTATCCACTAAGTGCTCCGATCGGGACCaatatctaatctccaagcagattttaggagccggcttaggagtgtgtttcgcttcatggcaaatggacacctcttggctgactacactccttggccagtttggtactaccttatgccattgtaggatctgcttggagattaccaataTCCAGGATGTGCCTCGAAGCATGTGTTGGATACAAGGACGTCTTGGACACAACACCTGCGGTGAATTTGGAACTGTGAACTAGCTTATTTTCATCATACTATCAATCCACCATTCACGTttgtggatctaaataaagTCAATTCAAGTCAAGGAAAGACACACGGACAGACACATATTCAACCCACTAGCTCTCTTATTTATTGCATTTATGGATATTGAAATATCTATTAAGCAAGATTCACAACATGCTTGGGTCCTTTCTCTTATTTAGAAACCACCAGTATATTCAAATAAACAGTTAAAGTGTGTGTGTAGCTTCAAATGTACAACCTTCCAATCCAAAATGGTAATAATAACGTCCATACACAATATATTTACACCATATNNNNNNNNNNNNNNNNNNNNNNNNNNNNNNNNNNNNNNNNNNNNNNNNNNNNNNNNNNNNNNNNNNNNNNNNNNNNNNNNNNNNNNNNNNNNNNNNNNNNATCTAGCTAAGGATTGGATTCATCCCTAGAGTAACTTATATAAAGTATGTAGCTTGTACCTAAAATCACACAAGCCTGCAGGGTTCCAGTCATTCTTCCCCTTCATGTCTGTGGTAAAGGAGGACCAGCtaccttgtaagttgtagttgTACCTGCAGAGAGATTTCACAGAAACAGACGTTTAGATCCAACATGTATCAGTACTCAAATTTACTGGTCTTTAAAAATGTCTAAGTTAACTTGTGAGCATTTTGCTTCGCTGTCCTCCCACGTGTAAATGCAACttgaaagaaaatgttatatatacttatttatttatttatttattattaaaaTGTTATATAAAATCTAAAAGAACAAAGCTAGGCAATTCTTGCAATGTTCCATGAAACAGTAGGAAATCTATGTTGAGCCTTTTAAGGATAAAATAATTAGAATATCTTTGTGATGTAAATATCAGTGCGCATGTAGTTCTTGTTGTCAATAAACAAGGTAACATAATGTTCATGATGTGTACGTCTGCCAACATTTCATCAAGACTAAACAGTTCAAGACAGctcatagtcatacatgtacacttgagTACCATACTAGTAAGTTATACCTTATTATTTGGAAGACCTCAGGGTATTAAATCTAGCTATTCTATGTGTCTGAAAAAAGTATACTGCTGTATTCTTACCGACCTGACACCATTGTCTCGAACAGAGAACCATCGTGTAGATCTAGAACTAGAACCTTCTACACAGTCTATACCGTTACCATTTTGATTATGATACAAACTACAGAAAATAGGGCGCCTGTCATGTAAACAAAAGTGTAAACAAAGGGCTTCCGCATACTCTGATGTAGTATTTATAATAAAATCGTCAATTAATCCCCACGAAATTAAGATTACGTCACGTGGAGAGTTATACAAATTAGTAATtacgtaaaaaaaaagcttagtTCGCACCTCTTTCCCAGTGATATCCAGCGTCGTAGAAAAAATGATAGACGAGGTTTTCTCTCTACCAAAACACGTGCAAACAGGTCGATTTCACGTTTCAGGAGGTCTCATTCGCCGGAAAATTTGGAAAAGGTAACCAAACACGCCTTGAACTTACCCTTCGTTCCCCGCTGCGCCAAAATCTCCGTTGTACGCTCCGTCGCTGCTGTCTGTCCACGGATTGCGATAATTTAGGCGGACTACCATGAACCACTCGCCACACAATGCCTACAAACATGGCTACCTTCCTCTCTAATCTTAGCCCGTCATGTGACCGGATTGGCGAGTTATGATTGGTGAAAGCTGGGGTGCGCGGAACTATGGCAGGCTGTGCTGCAGTACCGGCGTGGCCGCAGGGGGCGCACGGCGCCAAATTCAAATTAAACTAAACCGCTGATGCGAAACAGCCGTGTGTTCAACCCtaatctaaccctaacctaaaCCTGGCAACCATAACATAAGTTATTAGATTAATCCTAGAACGATGCCAAATTGTCCTGATCCActagtactactgtaacagcaaaaCTGTTGGTGTCAAAATGTTCTATACTCGGAATTTCATCCATATGGCAAAGTGGCCGGGTCGCTTGCCATAGGGACATCACCTacctgtattactattagtatatCAGTTCTAAATTGGTCGCTACTTCCATTTCACTTAGATCAAGAACCAGTCAGTAGCAGCCTACATGTACTTCACCAAATGAGTGCTGTGTTACCTGAAGCTACAACAGTGGCCGCGTATGATTAGCCAAACTACCACTTGAGCCACAGGGCCACAACCTAAATTGTCCACCATTTCTATTTCACATAGATCAAGAACCAGTCCGTACTTCACCAACCGAGCGCTGTGCTACCTGAATCTTCAACAGTGGGAACACTTTGCCAAACTACCACTTGCGCCACAGGGGCATAACCTTAGATATATATCCTGTTCTAAATTGTTCACTGCTTCCTTTTAGATTAAGAACCAGTCTGTAGCAACGTACTTCACCAACCGAGCACTGTGCTACCTGAAGCTACAACAATGGGAGCTGGCCGCACAGGACTAGCCACACTACCACTTGTGCCACAGGGACATAATCACTGCTTCTATTTCAATTAGATCAAGAACCAGTCCGTAGCAACCTACTTCACGAACCGAGCGCTGTGTTACCTTAAGCTACAACAGTGTCAGCTGGCCACATAAGATTAGCCAAACTACCACTTGTGCCACAGGGACACAACCTTAAGCTTAGATTTTGATGTATCATTCTAAACTGCTCACCATTTCTGTTTCAAGATCAAGAACCAGTCCGTAGCAACCTACTTCACAAACCGAGCACTGTGCTACCTGAAGCTTCAACAATGGGAGCTGGCCGCACAGGACTGTCGCCGGGCGCTCGAGCTGGACAACAGATCGGTCAAGGGTCACTTCTTCCTGGGACAGTGTCTCGTGGAACAGGACTCGCATGACGAAGCCATTAAAAGTTTCCAAAGAGGTTCGTAGCCTACGTTGTTGCTTTTTACATGACTATTAGCATCAGAAAGTCTAATGATTAACTGGCATTGATTTGatgaatacaatgtacaatgtataccattttattttcaaatttaataTGAACATGATAAGGgctaaaaataaaatgaataaataaccAAGAATAGGAGGTATTCCTGCATATGGATTATTAggtgatttattttgttttgatgtattgaaaatttaaagcagcatcttgatttaaaaaaaaataactgcaGTACTTGTACATCACTGCTAGGTGGCACTGCAAACATGAACAGTGGTAAGCACAGAATACTTTGGGGAAAGGGAAATATTCTACGTTTGCGAGCAAATGTTTGACTTTCTAATTTGTATATCTATCCCAAAACCTAGATTACAGATGACAACTGGCAAAAAATTATTCCCACAGCCCATGAGCTAGCTAAGGAATAGAATTGTTAAAgggaaatattctgcatttgcTAGCAAATATTTACTCTCCAATTTGTATGTCTATTCATTCAGAAGATAGCCACTAACAAGAATTTATATTTTCTTAGCCCATGAGCTAGCTAAAGAACAGAAGGAGAACTATGGAGACGACCTAGCCAATGCCCTGGTGGAAAGGGAAATATTCTACATTTGCTAGCAAATATTTACTTTCTTATTATGACTaacaaaaatttatatttccCCAGTCCATGAGCTAGCTAAGGAACAGAAGCTGGACTACAGTGAAGACATTGACAGCTCTCCGGAAAAGGAAATGTTCTACATTTGCTAGCAAATATTTACGTTCTTATTATGACTAACAAAAATTTATGTTTCCCCAGTCCATGAGCTAGCTAAGGAACAGAAGTTGAACTATGAAGATGACATTGCCAGCTCACTGGAAAGGGAAATATTCTACATTTGCTAGCAAATATTTACGTTCTTATTATGACTAgcaaaaatttatatttccCCAGCCTATGAGCCAGCTAAGGAACAGAAGCTGGACCACAATAAAAACATTGGCAGCTGTCTAGAAATTGAAATATTCTACATTTGCTAGCAAATATTTACTTTCTTATTATGACTaacaaaaatttatatttccCCAGTCCATGAGGTAGCTAAGGAACAGAAGCTGAACTACAGTGAAGACATTGCCAGCTCTCTGGAAAGGGAAATATTCTACATTTGCTAGCAAATATTTACTTTCTTATTATaacaaaaatttatatttccCCAGTCCATGAGCTAGCTAAGGAATAGAAGCTGAATTACAGTGAAGACAGTGCCAGCTCTCTGGAAAGGGAAATATTCTACATTTGCTAGCAAATATTTACTTTCTTATTATaacaaaaatttatatttccCCAGTCCATGAGCTAGCTAAGGAATAGAAGCTGAACTATGGAGACGACAGTGCCAGCTCTCTGGAAAGGGAAATTTTCTACATTTGCTAGCAAGTACTTACTTTCATGTATATCACGACTAACAAAAAATTATGTTTCCCCAGCCCATGAGCTAGCTATGGAACAGTAGTTGAACTATGAAGATGACATTGCCAGCTCACTGGAAAGGGAAATATTCTACATTTGCTAGCAAATATTTACTTTCTTATTATGACTAgcaaaaatttatatttccCCAGCCCATGAGCTAGTTAAGGAACAAAAGCTAAACTACGGAGACGACAGTGCCAGCTCTCTGGAAAGGGAAATATTCTACATTTGCTAGCAAATATTTACCTTCATATATATCACGACTAACAAACATTTATGTTTCCCTAGCCCATGAGCTAGCTAAGGAACAGAAGCTAAACTACGGACTCCGAGACGACAGTGCCAGCTCTCTGGAAAGGGAAATATTCTACATTTGCTAGCAAATACTTACTTTCATATATATCACGACTAACAAACATTTATGTTTCCCCAGCCCATGAGCTAGCTAAGGAACAGAAGCTAAACTACGGAGATGACATAGCCAGTGCCCTGAGAATGGCCAGAAAAAAGCGGTGGAGTGTCCAGGAAGAGAAGAGAATAGAGCAGGAGATCGAGTTACAGTCCTATCTCAACAAACTACTCATAGGTGCAAAGGAAAAGTaagacattttgtttctttgttttattcTAAAGTGTGCCGGATAGGTCAAATCATTATGCTACTACATGCTGTAGTTCTGTGTACCTATActcatgttcatgttcatgttcagGTTTATGTTCAGATTTAGATCcagaggttcaggttcaggtctggacttataAGATGAAGAAGTCCTGACAGGAACCTATGACACCTGTGTgcatgaaatacttttttttgtctacaaagtcatgtaacattgaatgttggtatgatttctacattttgaaaaaaatacatgcaaaattaTATACAGTGAATAATGAACATAAAAATTCAGGCATCACAAAACAgcaatgtttttgtcttcttccaGCACATAATCTATAAAAGTTTTTATATGGTATATTGAGAAGTTTGGAGGAATGCTGAATGCTTTTAGTAGAATAGTAAATGCTTTTTAATGTGAACGGGACAAGTGAGTATTACATATATATCGTAggaaatactacatgtatattttcattatctagtacatgtatttagtatTGAAACATAAACACTTAGTCTTCTGGAGTTAAGGGATTCTTTACTATTAAGTGAGTAATGCATCAACCTCTCCAAACATATATCATATTtgcactctttttttttttaattctgctAATTATATCTGGCATTTATTTTCCAGAGAAGTAGCAGAAGTCATGGAAGAGGGGAGTGACAACGACAAATGTCTCgatgaaataaaaagaataGAAGAAACGCACGTGAGTTACACCTCATCTGAAACACAAATTTTTGTCTGCAGTCAGAAATTAATCCTAACAGTCAACAGCATTGGATAGGATTAGTTAAGAACAATTTTCTGATCTTAATTACTTCTGTAAAATGGGAGGTATTGTTCTTGGTTTGCTACATGCATGGGGACACTGACTGGAagtaaggtcaaaggtcccaaaaTTGGAAATCAGGGTTTATCTCCTGTCCTGTGTTGCTATTCAGTCTTGCTATATATGTCTATTGCCTTATTGGAGTAGGTGGAAATGGAATATATTTATACCATTAATCAGCGAGAAATTAGCAGtaacaaaaaaatcacacagtcacacagaaaTCAAGTATGATATATGACATCAATGATTTCTTCTTTTATGCTTATTGTTGTCTTTACCCTGCAGGATCATTACATGGCTGAACTGAACACATTATTCTCACAGGTAGATGAGAGACGAAGGGTAAGGTACACTATTAAATAAtagtatatacattttgtaaatgatcaCATAATCTGTAGTTTGTAGTTTCTGAACCATAAACTATACAGTGAATTTATCTTTGTGCAGTATGATTGCACCTTCATAAACACAATTTCCCTTCTATTTCTTatatttgtactttttgtaatgCGATAGACGTAATGTTGTCAATTTC
This genomic stretch from Branchiostoma floridae strain S238N-H82 chromosome 13, Bfl_VNyyK, whole genome shotgun sequence harbors:
- the LOC118429370 gene encoding STIP1 homology and U box-containing protein 1-like; protein product: MPNCPDPLIKNQSVATYFTNRALCYLKLQQWELAIKNQSVATYFTNRALCYLKLQQWELAAQDCRRALELDNRSVKGHFFLGQCLVEQDSHDEAIKSFQRAHELAKEQKLNYGDDIASALRMARKKRWSVQEEKRIEQEIELQSYLNKLLIGAKEKEVAEVMEEGSDNDKCLDEIKRIEETHDHYMAELNTLFSQVDERRRKREVPDYLCGKISYELMRDPCITPSGITYDRKDLEEHLQRVGHFDPVTRQQLTKDQLIPNLAMKEVIDHFVKDNQWVDDY